The Armatimonadota bacterium genome has a segment encoding these proteins:
- a CDS encoding peptidylprolyl isomerase, whose amino-acid sequence MKKWIVVIALLAAMIISYNWLSSNQIEPTREEAVKPPPKTPQNKATMAAGRVVELHTTKGEIDFVLFDKDCPKSSKRVADLAEKGSYNGVKFERVEPGILIQTGLAKTKKPLKTIPREFADGLINTKGAIGMARKEAVNSAISVFYILIEPLPQLDYEYTVFGRLIRGMDVVTSIKKGDTIKSAKVRPITDADRKQFSRVLKIESERRVN is encoded by the coding sequence ATGAAAAAATGGATTGTTGTCATAGCACTGCTTGCAGCTATGATTATCTCTTACAACTGGCTCTCCAGCAATCAAATCGAACCAACGCGGGAAGAGGCAGTAAAACCACCGCCGAAGACTCCCCAGAATAAGGCTACTATGGCCGCTGGTCGCGTCGTCGAACTCCATACTACCAAAGGCGAGATCGATTTCGTTCTGTTCGACAAGGACTGCCCGAAGTCGTCAAAGAGAGTTGCCGATCTTGCGGAGAAAGGCTCCTATAACGGTGTCAAATTCGAGCGTGTCGAGCCGGGAATACTGATCCAAACCGGACTGGCTAAAACGAAAAAGCCGCTGAAGACTATACCAAGAGAGTTTGCCGATGGGCTTATCAATACCAAAGGAGCAATTGGTATGGCTCGAAAAGAGGCTGTCAACAGCGCCATCAGCGTGTTCTATATACTAATCGAGCCCCTGCCACAGTTGGATTATGAGTACACTGTGTTCGGCAGATTGATTCGTGGAATGGACGTTGTTACTTCCATTAAAAAGGGCGACACAATCAAAAGCGCAAAAGTCCGTCCAATTACGGATGCCGATCGAAAGCAATTCTCAAGGGTGCTGAAGATCGAGTCAGAGAGGCGAGTTAATTAA